Proteins encoded within one genomic window of Hahella chejuensis KCTC 2396:
- a CDS encoding DUF5610 domain-containing protein — protein MHFAMPAINNLLSGSNHGSGSEASEKMRHGKGAGGNIVAYDFSYSSTEVSYSQSGGGRDFSVRVFEARMSGRLASFGVKPANDAYQPQVPTPQDVANKVLGFVEKRIENAARNGASPEDLESLFAQAAEGVDRGYAEALEELDARGLITDELQEDIDAGYQLIQDGLAGLRERYLPSDNPTDPQPQPQEPDVVYVPPGYGEPDVIYVPEGYGEPDVIYVPDGYNGSQGSNSDSDAPQNGGDAPSRLGGIAEALSVSRSSLYAANVGINVQTQDGDNVRIRMAEASGSQSALSYRRGDNGEAMQFSSNSFRVGSFEFSVEGELDEDELNALADMLQQVEGIAASFFGGDMDAAFSAAMEMNVDSSEIANYAINMRSLQYERVDAAYRRTEGAGDAFQSLAKHRDMLADSLNKASMFADPARLVHEFLSQMLQTRQDEAPAYQAQYVDFAKELLERMSA, from the coding sequence ATGCACTTTGCAATGCCGGCGATAAATAACCTGCTTTCTGGTTCCAATCATGGCTCTGGTTCTGAAGCATCTGAAAAGATGCGTCATGGCAAGGGCGCGGGCGGCAATATCGTCGCGTATGATTTCAGCTATTCCAGCACAGAAGTTTCTTACAGCCAAAGTGGCGGCGGTCGGGATTTTTCCGTTCGAGTTTTTGAAGCCAGAATGTCGGGGCGTCTCGCCAGCTTTGGAGTGAAACCCGCCAATGATGCGTATCAGCCACAGGTTCCCACTCCCCAAGATGTTGCTAACAAAGTTCTGGGCTTTGTAGAAAAGAGAATTGAAAACGCCGCCCGTAACGGCGCCTCGCCGGAAGACCTGGAAAGCCTGTTTGCTCAAGCCGCTGAAGGCGTTGACCGCGGATACGCGGAAGCGCTGGAGGAATTGGATGCCCGCGGCTTGATTACGGATGAGCTGCAAGAAGATATCGACGCGGGATATCAACTGATTCAGGATGGCTTGGCGGGGCTGCGTGAACGTTACCTGCCCTCTGACAATCCTACTGACCCTCAGCCTCAACCTCAGGAACCTGATGTGGTCTATGTGCCGCCAGGATACGGCGAGCCTGATGTTATCTATGTGCCTGAAGGGTATGGAGAGCCAGATGTCATCTACGTTCCAGATGGATACAACGGTTCCCAGGGCTCAAACTCAGATTCTGACGCGCCCCAGAATGGCGGCGATGCACCATCACGTCTCGGCGGCATTGCAGAAGCGTTGTCCGTCAGTCGTTCATCTCTTTATGCCGCGAATGTGGGCATAAACGTGCAGACTCAAGATGGCGATAACGTGCGTATTCGTATGGCGGAAGCCTCTGGCTCGCAATCAGCGCTGAGCTATCGTCGTGGCGATAATGGCGAGGCCATGCAGTTCTCCAGTAACAGCTTCAGAGTCGGCTCTTTTGAGTTCTCCGTTGAAGGCGAGTTGGACGAGGACGAGCTAAATGCGCTGGCGGATATGTTGCAACAGGTAGAGGGGATTGCAGCTTCCTTCTTTGGCGGCGATATGGATGCGGCTTTTTCGGCGGCGATGGAGATGAATGTCGATAGTAGTGAAATCGCTAACTACGCCATTAATATGCGCAGCCTGCAGTATGAGCGTGTAGACGCCGCTTACCGTCGCACAGAGGGCGCTGGCGACGCCTTCCAGTCTTTGGCGAAGCATCGCGATATGTTGGCGGATTCTCTGAATAAAGCGTCTATGTTTGCTGATCCGGCTCGACTGGTGCATGAGTTCCTGAGCCAGATGCTGCAAACCCGTCAGGACGAAGCTCCCGCCTATCAGGCACAATACGTGGACTTCGCGAAAGAGTTGCTGGAGCGTATGTCCGCCTAA
- a CDS encoding ABC transporter permease, which yields MLDLKGYGPTILKGSLVTIEVAILSLLLALLLGLLGATAKLSRNPISKAVGTAYTTVIRGVPDLVLMLLIFYGGQILMNSLSDWLYDQFEIDTYININAFVAGVLTIGFIFGAYMSETFRGAFLAVERGQIEAGLAYGMNRWQIFKRIMFPQMMRHALPGLGNNWLVMLKTTALVSVIGMEDMVRAAHQASAALQAPFMFFIPVLLIFLALTSISEFLFKKLETHYHVDSRRTSQ from the coding sequence ATGTTAGATCTGAAAGGTTACGGCCCCACTATCCTCAAAGGATCACTGGTTACCATCGAAGTAGCCATACTTTCTCTATTGCTCGCCTTGCTGTTGGGATTGTTGGGCGCAACCGCAAAACTATCCAGAAACCCGATTTCCAAAGCAGTAGGCACCGCGTACACCACCGTGATCAGGGGCGTGCCCGATCTGGTTCTGATGCTGCTGATTTTTTACGGCGGCCAGATTCTGATGAACAGCCTTTCGGACTGGCTATACGACCAGTTTGAAATCGACACCTATATCAATATCAACGCCTTTGTCGCAGGCGTACTGACCATTGGCTTTATTTTCGGCGCTTATATGTCAGAAACTTTTCGCGGCGCTTTCCTCGCCGTCGAGCGCGGCCAAATTGAAGCCGGCCTGGCGTACGGCATGAATCGCTGGCAGATTTTCAAACGCATTATGTTTCCACAGATGATGCGTCACGCCCTTCCCGGACTGGGCAACAACTGGCTGGTCATGCTGAAAACCACCGCACTGGTCTCCGTCATTGGCATGGAGGATATGGTGCGCGCCGCCCACCAGGCCTCTGCTGCGCTACAGGCCCCATTCATGTTCTTTATTCCGGTGCTTTTGATATTCCTGGCGCTGACTTCCATTTCCGAGTTTTTATTCAAAAAGCTGGAAACTCACTATCATGTTGATTCCAGGAGAACTTCCCAGTGA
- a CDS encoding ATP-binding response regulator: MATVDNKAVSKLSRQDQILLVDDNPANLKILYETLDGRGYKLLVADSGEKALSIVRKSHPDLILLDVMMPGMDGFEVCRTLKQDPATASSSIIFLSALDDTDSKVMGFDAGGVDYISKPFQVKEVIARVETHLKIHRLEQQLEARNRELQIDKASILSAMSEGIYGLSRRGEIIFANSAAGRMNACDEGSLLGRSFVQLHFNQAENPEGENAFDLDRMTERLQRVLSKNEALRIGNALFTRPDGSVYPVTFTVTPTARDDHATHAVVVFHDTTEEIRQAEELEAARQSAEAQRSQLAHISRLSMMGEMAAGIAHEVNQPLTAIVNYIRVANRIAKAEQLDKALMDETLKKIESQCLRASQVIQHIRDFVKKPLQGKEILSANTLAKDILELAEIEAKEHGIELRANIEPLLPELYIEPVQVQQVALNLLRNGMEAMGHANMRGSVKFKVAQANGKGILFEVTDEGPGVAEEHQNNLFSPFFTTKKSGMGIGLTLCQSIIHSHGGEIGFRPGESGGSTFYFTLPVRNKPVGKRDQPAESAQ, translated from the coding sequence ATGGCGACGGTAGATAACAAAGCAGTATCCAAGCTATCCAGACAGGACCAGATTCTGCTGGTGGATGATAATCCGGCTAACCTGAAAATCCTTTACGAAACGTTGGATGGTCGCGGCTATAAGCTGTTAGTGGCGGATAGCGGCGAAAAAGCGCTTAGTATCGTTCGTAAATCCCACCCTGACTTGATTCTTCTTGACGTGATGATGCCCGGTATGGACGGCTTTGAGGTGTGCCGCACCTTGAAGCAGGACCCGGCCACTGCGTCTTCTTCTATTATTTTCCTTTCCGCGCTGGATGATACGGACTCCAAAGTGATGGGCTTCGACGCCGGCGGCGTGGACTATATTTCCAAACCGTTCCAGGTTAAAGAAGTGATCGCCAGGGTGGAGACCCACCTGAAGATTCATCGCTTGGAACAGCAACTGGAAGCCCGTAACCGTGAGCTGCAGATAGATAAGGCGAGCATCCTGTCCGCCATGAGCGAGGGGATATATGGATTAAGTCGCCGTGGCGAAATCATTTTCGCCAACTCTGCGGCGGGACGCATGAACGCATGCGACGAAGGCAGCCTTCTCGGGCGCTCCTTTGTGCAATTGCATTTCAATCAGGCCGAAAATCCCGAAGGGGAGAATGCCTTCGACTTGGATCGTATGACCGAGCGCCTGCAGCGTGTGTTAAGCAAGAATGAGGCGCTGCGCATTGGTAACGCCTTGTTCACCCGTCCGGACGGCTCTGTCTATCCGGTCACCTTTACGGTCACGCCAACGGCGAGAGACGATCACGCGACCCATGCCGTCGTTGTATTTCATGACACGACGGAAGAGATCAGGCAGGCTGAAGAGTTGGAAGCGGCCAGGCAAAGCGCGGAAGCGCAGCGTTCCCAACTCGCGCATATCTCCCGCTTGAGCATGATGGGGGAGATGGCGGCGGGGATCGCGCATGAGGTGAATCAGCCTCTTACCGCCATCGTCAATTACATCCGCGTCGCCAACCGCATCGCTAAGGCGGAGCAACTGGATAAGGCGCTGATGGATGAAACGCTTAAGAAGATAGAAAGCCAGTGTTTGCGCGCCAGTCAGGTGATTCAGCATATTCGCGACTTCGTTAAGAAGCCGTTACAGGGTAAGGAGATTTTATCCGCTAATACCCTCGCCAAAGACATTCTGGAGTTGGCGGAAATTGAAGCCAAGGAGCACGGCATTGAGTTGCGCGCGAATATCGAGCCTTTGTTGCCAGAGCTTTATATCGAGCCGGTACAGGTGCAGCAGGTGGCTTTGAATCTGTTGCGCAATGGCATGGAGGCGATGGGGCACGCGAATATGCGCGGCTCCGTTAAGTTCAAGGTGGCTCAGGCCAACGGTAAAGGCATTTTATTCGAAGTGACGGACGAAGGACCCGGCGTTGCGGAAGAGCATCAGAACAATTTGTTCAGTCCGTTCTTCACCACGAAAAAGTCGGGGATGGGAATAGGTCTGACGTTATGTCAGTCCATTATTCATTCCCATGGCGGCGAGATTGGTTTCAGACCGGGAGAAAGTGGCGGCAGCACTTTTTATTTCACGCTGCCGGTGCGTAATAAGCCTGTAGGCAAGCGGGATCAACCCGCTGAATCAGCTCAGTAA
- a CDS encoding RDD family protein, giving the protein MLSNRFPEDPAQLQPAPLWRRLAAMFYDSILLIAVWMVTTMIYMLLRGMVIGSEAMQIEADAGKNIGDPLLSSSLFLATFFFFAYFWRRIGQTLGMQVWRIRIQNPDGFKVNWSQCLLRFFGAAVSAVCLGLGYLWVLWDKEKLSWHDRFSLSRVVYVPAPPSEKKKKK; this is encoded by the coding sequence ATGCTATCGAACCGCTTTCCGGAAGACCCCGCGCAACTTCAGCCCGCACCTTTATGGCGTCGCCTCGCAGCGATGTTTTATGACTCCATTTTGCTGATTGCGGTATGGATGGTGACCACGATGATTTATATGCTTCTTCGCGGGATGGTGATTGGATCGGAAGCGATGCAGATAGAGGCGGACGCAGGTAAAAATATCGGCGACCCGCTGCTTTCCAGCAGCTTGTTTCTAGCTACGTTCTTCTTTTTCGCCTACTTCTGGCGACGCATAGGACAGACCCTGGGCATGCAGGTCTGGCGTATCCGCATTCAAAACCCGGACGGCTTCAAAGTGAACTGGAGTCAGTGCCTGCTCCGTTTCTTTGGCGCCGCGGTCTCCGCCGTTTGCCTGGGACTGGGATACCTCTGGGTGCTTTGGGACAAAGAAAAGCTGAGCTGGCATGATCGCTTTTCCTTGAGCAGGGTTGTTTATGTTCCGGCGCCCCCCTCCGAAAAGAAAAAAAAGAAGTAG
- a CDS encoding ABC transporter substrate-binding protein, producing MKKLLITLVSVLAFSSAQAKDWKEIRIGVDATYPPFASKNAAGELEGFDIEIGNALCAEMKAKCEWVVQDWDGIIPALLARKYDAILSSMSITEERREKVLFSDKYYNTPSGWVAKKGAGIDPSDMNQLKGKSVGVQRGTIQDTYVSEELKDIVNIKRYAGQDEAYLDMKAGRLDLLFVDALAADGGFLKKEAGQDFEFAGPMITEPVRIFGEGAGIAVRKRDTDLANKFNAAIKKIRGNGVYKKINDKYFEIDVYGK from the coding sequence ATGAAAAAGTTACTCATTACCTTGGTGTCCGTACTGGCTTTTTCGTCAGCCCAAGCTAAAGACTGGAAAGAAATCCGCATCGGCGTTGACGCAACCTATCCTCCCTTCGCCTCCAAAAACGCCGCAGGCGAACTGGAAGGCTTCGATATCGAAATCGGAAACGCGCTGTGCGCGGAGATGAAAGCGAAATGTGAATGGGTAGTGCAAGACTGGGACGGCATCATCCCTGCGCTGCTGGCCCGCAAGTACGACGCAATCCTGTCATCCATGTCCATCACTGAAGAGCGTCGCGAAAAAGTTCTCTTCTCCGACAAGTACTACAACACGCCATCCGGCTGGGTAGCCAAGAAAGGCGCAGGCATTGATCCTTCCGACATGAATCAGCTGAAAGGCAAATCCGTTGGCGTTCAGCGCGGCACCATTCAGGACACCTATGTCAGTGAAGAGCTGAAAGACATCGTCAACATCAAGCGTTACGCTGGTCAGGATGAAGCCTACCTGGACATGAAAGCTGGCCGTCTGGACCTGCTGTTCGTTGACGCACTGGCCGCCGACGGTGGTTTCCTGAAGAAAGAAGCCGGTCAGGACTTCGAATTCGCCGGCCCCATGATCACTGAACCCGTCCGCATCTTCGGCGAAGGCGCAGGCATCGCTGTTCGTAAGCGTGACACCGACCTGGCCAACAAATTCAACGCCGCCATCAAGAAAATCCGCGGCAACGGCGTGTACAAGAAAATCAACGACAAGTACTTCGAAATCGACGTTTACGGCAAGTAA
- a CDS encoding ABC transporter permease, whose translation METLTTWLNQNKIFNVGTLEYYWDGLTVTVQMVFLSLLIGLVIAIPLGILRTSKNPWINKPIWLYTYMFRGTPLLIQLYLIYYGLPAVPGVKDSFIWPLLANAFYPAMLAFILNTAAYTTEIIRGAIQQTPQGEIEAAKAYGMSWWLSMRRIILPNAFRRALPAYSNEVIFMLHASAIASVVTIIDLTGAARYIYSKYYAPFEAFTFVALIYLCLTFTIIYIFKRLEHNLMAHLRPVGS comes from the coding sequence ATCGAGACGCTTACCACCTGGCTCAACCAGAATAAAATTTTCAATGTCGGCACTCTGGAGTACTACTGGGACGGCTTGACGGTCACCGTTCAAATGGTTTTCCTGTCACTGCTGATCGGCTTGGTTATCGCCATTCCACTGGGCATATTACGCACCAGCAAGAACCCCTGGATAAACAAGCCAATCTGGCTCTATACCTATATGTTTCGCGGCACGCCACTATTGATCCAGCTTTACTTGATCTATTACGGCTTGCCCGCGGTGCCCGGAGTAAAGGACTCTTTCATCTGGCCCCTACTGGCTAACGCGTTTTACCCGGCTATGCTCGCCTTCATTCTGAATACCGCAGCCTACACTACCGAAATTATTCGCGGAGCCATTCAACAAACGCCCCAAGGGGAAATTGAAGCCGCTAAAGCTTACGGAATGTCCTGGTGGTTAAGCATGCGACGCATCATTCTACCCAACGCCTTCCGCCGGGCCCTGCCAGCGTATAGCAACGAAGTTATCTTCATGTTGCACGCCAGCGCCATCGCCAGCGTGGTGACGATTATCGACCTGACCGGCGCAGCCCGTTACATCTATTCCAAGTACTATGCGCCTTTTGAGGCCTTCACCTTTGTCGCCCTGATCTACTTGTGCCTGACCTTCACCATCATTTATATCTTCAAGCGTCTGGAACACAATCTCATGGCCCACTTGAGACCCGTAGGAAGCTGA
- a CDS encoding response regulator transcription factor: MNQIVYVVEDDEAVRDSLLLLLRAEGYSTKGYSSAQSFLEEEVADLNGCLVLDIRMPGMTGMELHKKLLEMGCALPVIFVTGHGDVAMAVEAMKLGAVDFVQKPYREEDLLEKVKGALAMDAEQKEALRHKEKLRQKIESLTPRELEIMEMMIEGNANKVIAIELNISQRTVEIHRSRVMQKMGTHSLAQLVQMVLAARS; encoded by the coding sequence ATGAACCAGATAGTCTATGTAGTCGAGGACGACGAAGCTGTTCGCGACTCTCTGCTGCTCCTGTTGCGGGCGGAAGGTTACAGTACCAAGGGATACTCCAGCGCCCAAAGCTTCCTGGAAGAGGAAGTCGCCGATCTGAATGGCTGTCTGGTTCTGGATATCCGTATGCCTGGAATGACGGGCATGGAGCTGCACAAGAAGCTACTTGAAATGGGGTGTGCGCTGCCTGTTATCTTCGTAACCGGACATGGCGATGTGGCTATGGCGGTTGAAGCGATGAAGCTTGGCGCTGTGGACTTTGTGCAGAAACCCTACCGGGAAGAAGATCTGCTGGAGAAGGTGAAAGGCGCTTTGGCGATGGACGCCGAACAGAAGGAAGCACTGCGGCACAAAGAGAAACTGCGTCAAAAAATAGAGTCTTTGACGCCGCGTGAGCTGGAAATCATGGAAATGATGATTGAGGGTAACGCCAATAAAGTGATCGCCATTGAATTGAACATCAGCCAGAGAACTGTGGAGATCCATCGCTCCCGCGTCATGCAGAAGATGGGGACGCATTCGCTGGCGCAGTTGGTGCAGATGGTGCTGGCCGCAAGAAGCTAA
- a CDS encoding prenyltransferase encodes MTAAAPQTTNKYRFASALRPFSLIIAIACCSIAFAPTVPDADFSALLATLTFIATLLAQCGVNLINDWSDQSQPELRLSPDQIHAIRRNFALGMACFAIAAILGSVIMSIRGPVIALLAMAGFAGCLAYTIEPFNLKRRGLGLILVFVLMGPLLITGAGFSATGNWSQTLLLDSIAFGPLISLVLMANEIRDIEKDLRHGDRTLSSILGLPRAKAAFLALLGLTAFGYIALIALDRLSSPVWMSGSCIFALFLARQLLQMHSITSRHNLPQLAGRLTGVTALCHVLSI; translated from the coding sequence ATGACAGCAGCAGCCCCCCAAACCACGAATAAATACAGATTCGCCTCAGCATTACGGCCATTCTCCCTGATCATCGCTATCGCTTGCTGTAGCATCGCTTTCGCCCCTACGGTCCCTGACGCGGACTTTTCAGCACTACTCGCCACACTGACGTTTATTGCTACGTTATTGGCGCAATGCGGAGTCAACCTTATCAATGACTGGAGCGACCAAAGCCAGCCCGAATTGCGCCTGAGCCCCGATCAAATTCACGCCATTCGTCGCAACTTCGCCCTGGGGATGGCGTGCTTCGCCATCGCAGCAATACTGGGAAGCGTCATTATGTCAATAAGAGGACCGGTCATCGCCTTATTGGCCATGGCCGGCTTTGCAGGATGTCTGGCGTATACCATTGAGCCCTTTAACCTGAAACGCCGCGGCCTGGGGTTAATCTTGGTGTTCGTATTGATGGGACCGCTTCTAATTACCGGCGCGGGATTCAGCGCCACAGGAAATTGGTCGCAAACGCTGCTTTTGGACTCAATCGCCTTCGGCCCCCTCATCTCCCTGGTATTAATGGCGAATGAAATCCGGGACATAGAAAAAGATCTGCGTCATGGCGACCGCACGCTTTCATCTATATTAGGACTGCCCCGAGCCAAAGCAGCGTTTCTGGCTCTCCTGGGGCTAACCGCCTTTGGATATATCGCCTTGATTGCATTGGACCGACTGAGTTCTCCTGTGTGGATGTCAGGCTCATGCATTTTCGCCCTATTCCTCGCGCGCCAGCTCCTGCAAATGCACAGCATTACGTCCCGCCACAACCTTCCGCAATTGGCGGGCAGGCTGACCGGGGTCACGGCGCTGTGCCACGTACTTTCCATTTGA
- a CDS encoding ABC transporter ATP-binding protein encodes MAEKAPLVVTDVHKKFNDLEVLKGVSLRAVKGDVISMIGSSGSGKSTFLRCINLLEIPTSGEIEVHGEQITFATSRNGERKPADIKQVERMRSRLSMVFQSFNLWSHMTVLENIIEAPVHVLGVPKKEALESAERYLQKVGIWERRNYYPAQMSGGQQQRAAIARALAMEPDVMLFDEPTSALDPELVGEVLKVMRSLAEEGRTMIVVTHEMAFARDVSSQVVFLHQGKIEEQGSPDKVFNNPDSERVRQFLAPKY; translated from the coding sequence ATGGCTGAAAAAGCCCCCCTGGTAGTCACAGACGTACATAAGAAGTTTAATGACCTGGAAGTCTTGAAAGGGGTTTCGCTTAGGGCCGTAAAAGGTGACGTAATCTCAATGATAGGTTCGTCAGGTTCAGGCAAAAGTACTTTTTTAAGATGCATCAATCTGCTTGAAATCCCCACCTCAGGTGAAATAGAAGTTCACGGCGAACAAATCACCTTCGCCACCAGTCGAAACGGAGAACGCAAGCCTGCCGACATCAAGCAGGTGGAGCGCATGCGCTCCCGACTATCCATGGTGTTTCAAAGTTTCAACCTCTGGTCGCACATGACCGTTCTGGAAAACATTATTGAAGCGCCCGTTCATGTGCTCGGCGTCCCTAAAAAAGAAGCGTTGGAAAGCGCAGAGCGCTACCTTCAGAAAGTCGGTATCTGGGAGCGTCGTAACTACTATCCCGCACAAATGTCCGGCGGACAGCAACAACGCGCAGCCATCGCCAGAGCGCTGGCTATGGAGCCTGACGTCATGCTGTTTGACGAACCCACCTCCGCGCTTGACCCAGAGTTGGTCGGCGAGGTGCTGAAAGTCATGCGCTCGCTTGCGGAAGAAGGCCGCACCATGATCGTGGTGACCCACGAAATGGCCTTCGCCCGCGACGTTTCCAGCCAGGTGGTGTTTCTTCACCAAGGCAAAATCGAAGAGCAGGGCTCTCCTGATAAAGTATTCAACAACCCGGATTCCGAGCGGGTTCGACAGTTTTTGGCTCCGAAGTATTAA
- the astE gene encoding succinylglutamate desuccinylase — translation MSALFAPHKDFLSATLADIPEGREAAQEREVVENNGVVFRFTGHGALMCAPSSPVTPRLIISAGVHGNETAPIEIVNEIVSELLEGLHPVRRECLFLLGNPPAMKAQERFIDINLNRLFKESATAGPGYEPNRAAELIAQAQDFVPPGETCWHYDLHTAIRGSQIEKFAVYPFLPARQCPTLQLKLLAASGVEAVLLQNKPAATFSGWSAAEYAAESFTVELGKVYPFGENDLAGLANLKSQLLALIAGDDAAIKSYSGKLPEQFQVVEEIINTGKNFQLNIAEDTPNFTELDVGYSVWRDDEAEYVVSDSPVRIVFPNSKVGPGQRAGLLVRPLPGILLS, via the coding sequence ATGAGCGCCTTATTCGCCCCTCACAAGGACTTCTTATCCGCCACGCTGGCTGACATCCCTGAGGGGCGGGAAGCTGCGCAAGAGAGGGAAGTCGTTGAAAATAACGGTGTGGTATTCCGCTTCACCGGTCATGGCGCACTGATGTGCGCGCCTTCATCTCCAGTCACCCCCAGGCTGATTATCTCCGCAGGCGTACATGGCAATGAGACAGCCCCAATAGAAATCGTGAACGAAATCGTTTCCGAGCTCTTGGAAGGGCTTCATCCTGTCCGTAGAGAGTGCCTTTTTCTTCTCGGAAACCCTCCTGCCATGAAAGCGCAGGAGCGCTTTATTGATATAAACCTCAATCGTCTTTTCAAAGAAAGCGCCACCGCAGGTCCAGGGTATGAACCTAACCGGGCGGCGGAGCTTATCGCACAAGCACAGGACTTTGTGCCGCCTGGAGAGACGTGCTGGCACTATGACCTGCACACAGCGATTCGAGGCTCGCAGATTGAAAAGTTCGCGGTCTATCCCTTTCTGCCAGCTCGGCAGTGTCCCACTTTACAACTTAAGCTGTTAGCAGCCAGTGGAGTGGAAGCTGTATTGCTGCAAAACAAACCCGCCGCGACATTTTCAGGCTGGAGCGCAGCAGAATACGCCGCAGAAAGTTTCACGGTGGAGCTGGGCAAAGTGTATCCATTTGGCGAAAACGATCTGGCGGGACTCGCCAACCTGAAAAGTCAGCTTCTGGCACTGATTGCAGGCGATGACGCCGCCATCAAATCCTATAGCGGAAAACTGCCTGAGCAGTTTCAAGTCGTTGAGGAAATCATTAATACAGGCAAAAACTTTCAGCTGAACATTGCAGAGGACACGCCAAACTTTACTGAGTTGGATGTGGGCTACTCTGTATGGAGGGATGATGAAGCGGAGTATGTCGTTTCGGACAGCCCCGTGCGCATCGTCTTCCCTAACTCCAAGGTAGGGCCAGGTCAACGCGCAGGGCTGTTGGTCAGGCCACTGCCTGGAATATTACTGAGCTGA